In Nitrospirota bacterium, a genomic segment contains:
- a CDS encoding DUF2007 domain-containing protein produces MSNEWVEVLITCDSIEAEMIKDLLESGGMPVILRSSKVAPYPVNIGRMGEIRILVREEDKDAAKEVITG; encoded by the coding sequence ATGAGCAATGAATGGGTTGAAGTTTTAATTACCTGTGATTCCATTGAAGCGGAGATGATAAAAGACCTTCTTGAGAGTGGAGGGATGCCTGTGATCTTGAGATCCTCAAAGGTGGCCCCTTATCCTGTAAATATAGGCAGGATGGGAGAGATCAGGATTTTAGTCAGGGAGGAGGATAAGGATGCAGCAAAGGAAGTGATAACTGGATAA
- a CDS encoding M48 family metalloprotease: MSFIGSIVSFPGFPLMLYLSRRNEREADRYACDLTQSTDGMISALIKMIAGLLQGK, from the coding sequence TTGAGTTTCATCGGTTCCATCGTCTCCTTCCCAGGTTTTCCGCTTATGCTTTATTTGTCCAGAAGGAATGAGAGAGAGGCAGACAGATATGCATGTGACTTGACGCAAAGTACAGACGGCATGATTAGCGCCCTGATAAAGATGATTGCGGGCTTGCTCCAGGGTAAATAA